The Hevea brasiliensis isolate MT/VB/25A 57/8 chromosome 1, ASM3005281v1, whole genome shotgun sequence genome has a window encoding:
- the LOC110652379 gene encoding putative disease resistance RPP13-like protein 1 produces MSVGEAILGALLAALFTVLTSRDFLNFARREGISKKLDMWRKTLSMIEEVLVDAEEKQLTERAVKVWLDDLRDLAYDLEDLLDEFATESLRRTLMEGDQNQGSSSTSLVSTRFSFARFKGSTGKFNRKMRSNINKVGKRLEVICKRRVELGLQKGKGSSSSKVWQKPPSASVPNESAIYGRDEDKKKIIDLLLREESSDQDANFRVIPIVGMGGIGKTTLAQHVYHDEAVLEYFHPKAWVCVSDDFDVMRIAKAILESITCHPCDLKEYNEVQVKLREALAGKKFLLVLDDVWNKNYGLWEALKPPFLAGASGSRIILTTREINVARMIGPSKHYNLEPLSDDECWSVFAKHAFESRNIRPHANLESIREKIVKKCGGLPLAARTLGGLLRNKQRDTEWEDILDSKIWDLPDSESDILPVLRLSYYHLPSHLKRCFTYCAIIPKDFEFKEKDLVLLWMAEGLLQHTQGNKQMEDLGGEYFQDLVSRSIFQISSSDKSCFVMHDLVNDLAQWAAGETCFVLDGEMEDKKQSKVSRRARHSSYVREYCDGIKKFEVFHMTDCLRTFLPLPLTGDQGCWLTNHVLYDLLPKLRYLRVLSLCSYNISKLPDSIGELKHLRFLNLSHTRITCLPESTCSLYNLQTLLLKECSFLKYLPSKIENLINLRHLDITNASSIKEMPLGIGELKNLQTLSNFVVGENVGSRITALMNLKSLRGKLCIASLENVVDAHDAREANINDKQDVDALLLQWRFNLDSFPNGRVEKDILDNLRPQSKLKELTIQCYAGLSFPTWVGNPSFSAMVQLRLENCLRCTLLPSLGQLPSLKILTIVNLMAVKKVGLEFYGDGCSKPFPLLEILQFEGMREWEEWISCGVGYEEFPLLRKLSIARCPKLLKKLPNSLPSLEKLVIENCKKLVVSIHRLPSLCKLEIKGCKEMVCEGAVDLNLLNSLIISDISKLTFLTERFIQPFLKELEVSNCMGLVSLYQNGETFIKQLISLQNLVIHGCPQVASLLAEDKEEEEEEEEEQLQQRLANCEIGSLTISLCETLEKLPQWFHSLVSLKELKIQDCPRLLSFPVAGLPCMLRVIRILNCNSLTSLPAAVTGNSMCLEHLCIQGCDSLTSFGRYQLPPTLKKLEIKICKNLVCLLDDGEESSLMTSQVNISSSSNNASLLEYLIVERCDSLISIAPKGNLPAALKHLQIHSCPKLVSLPSGDWLSTGLKHLSIHSCQNLKSMVASFYNNLSLKDISIWFCNNLKSLPEGLHKLSNLREISISYCSNVVSFPGGLPASLRRLIIIECEKLEAIPDRMYNLTSLQELRITYCPHIVSFPEEGLPTSLTSLWIIDLKICKLLFNWGMHKLTSLRSLYIQGGCSHIVSFPSDEIGMMLPPTLTRLRIRDFPNLEYLSCRGFQNLTSLQELWISDCPKLTSFPKKGLPPSVLELRIERCPLLLQQFMKGNVNEWLKIRHIPYIKIDGKFGSYSEF; encoded by the exons ATGTCTGTAGGAGAGGCAATTCTGGGAGCATTGCTTGCAGCGTTGTTTACAGTATTGACATCTCGCGACTTCTTGAACTTTGCACGTCGAGAGGGGATCAGTAAGAAGCTAGACATGTGGAGAAAAACGTTGTCGATGATTGAGGAGGTGCTTGTGGATGCAGAAGAGAAGCAGTTGACAGAAAGGGCTGTGAAAGTATGGCTGGATGATCTGAGAGATTTAGCTTACGATTTGGAGGACCTACTTGATGAATTTGCGACAGAATCTTTGAGAAGGACGTTGATGGAAGGAGATCAAAATCAAGGTAGCAGTAGCACAAGTCTTGTCTCTACTAGATTTTCATTTGCTAGATTCAAGGGAAGTACTGGTAAGTTCAACCGCAAGATGAGGTCTAACATAAACAAGGTAGGTAAGCGGTTAGAAGTAATATGCAAGAGAAGAGTTGAGCTTGGTTTACAAAAGGGCAAAGGGTCATCAAGTAGTAAGGTATGGCAGAAACCACCTAGTGCATCTGTTCCAAATGAATCTGCCATTTATGGTAGAGATGAAGATAAAAAGAAGATAATTGATTTACTGTTAAGGGAAGAGTCAAGTGATCAGGATGCCAATTTTCGCGTCATACCAATTGTTGGAATGGGTGGGATCGGGAAGACAACTCTTGCACAGCATGTGTATCATGATGAAGCAGTGTTGGAATATTTTCACCCAAAAGCCTGGGTTTGTGTTTCTGATGATTTTGATGTAATGAGAATAGCTAAGGCAATCCTTGAGTCTATAACTTGCCATCCGTGTGATTTGAAGGAGTACAATGAAGTTCAGGTCAAGCTGAGGGAGGCATTAGCTGGGAAAAAGTTTTTGCTGGTTTTGGATGATGTTTGGAACAAGAACTATGGTCTTTGGGAAGCCTTGAAACCCCCATTTTTAGCTGGAGCATCAGGAAGTAGGATAATTCTAACAACCCGTGAGATAAATGTTGCCAGGATGATTGGACCCTCCAAGCATTACAACCTGGAGCCTCTGTCAGATGATGAATGCTGGTCTGTTTTTGCCAAACATGCATTCGAGAGTAGAAATATCAGACCACATGCAAATCTGGAATCAATTCGAGAAAAAATTGTTAAGAAATGTGGAGGTTTGCCCTTGGCAGCCAGGACTCTTGGTGGCTTGTTGCGGAATAAACAGAGGGATACTGAGTGGGAAGATATACTGGATAGTAAGATATGGGACTTACCAGACTCTGAGAGTGACATTCTTCCAGTGTTGAGATTAAGCTACTACCATCTCCCTTCACATTTGAAAAGATGCTTTACCTATTGCGCTATAATCCCAAAAGATTTTGAATTCAAAGAAAAGGATCTAGTCCTTCTATGGATGGCAGAAGGTTTGCTTCAACACACACAAGGGAATAAGCAAATGGAAGATCTAGGTGGGGAGTATTTTCAAGATCTAGTGTCAAGGTCAATTTTTCAAATATCAAGCAGTGATAAGTCTTGTTTTGTAATGCATGACCTTGTGAATGATCTGGCTCAATGGGCTGCTGGGGAGACATGCTTCGTGCTGGATGGAGAGATGGAAGACAAGAAGCAATCCAAAGTATCCAGAAGGGCTCGCCACTCCTCTTATGTTCGTGAATACTGTGATGGCATCAAAAAGTTTGAGGTCTTCCATATGACTGATTGCTTGCGAACCTTCTTGCCTCTACCTCTTACAGGTGATCAAGGTTGTTGGTTGACTAATCATGTTCTTTATGATTTGTTGCCAAAGTTAAGGTATTTGAGGGTACTGTCTTTATGTTCTTATAACATTAGCAAGTTACCTGATTCCATTGGTGAATTGAAACATTTAAGGTTTCTTAACCTTTCTCACACTAGAATTACATGTTTACCAGAGTCAACATGTTCACTATACAACTTGCAGACCTTGTTACTAAAAGAATGCTcctttcttaaatacttacctTCAAAAATAGAGAATCTCATCAACCTACGTCATCTTGATATTACAAATGCAAGTTCAATCAAAGAGATGCCATTGGGAATTGGAGAACTGAAAAATCTCCAAACACTGTCAAATTTTGTTGTGGGAGAAAACGTTGGTTCTAGGATAACAGCCTTGATGAACTTAAAATCTCTTAGAGGAAAGCTTTGCATTGCAAGCTTGGAGAATGTGGTTGATGCTCATGATGCAAGGGAAGCCAACATAAATGATAAGCAGGATGTGGATGCTTTGTTGCTGCAATGGAGATTTAATTTAGATAGTTTTCCAAATGGAAGAGTTGAAAAAGATATACTTGATAATCTACGACCTCAGAGCAAGCTGAAAGAGCTCACCATCCAGTGCTATGCAGGGCTAAGTTTCCCAACTTGGGTAGGAAATCCTTCATTCTCTGCCATGGTGCAGCTAAGGTTAGAGAATTGCTTAAGATGCACATTATTGCCATCACTTGGACAGTTACCTTCTCTTAAAATACTCACCATTGTAAATTTGATGGCTGTTAAGAAGGTAGGTCTTGAATTCTATGGAGATGGATGCTCAAAGCCTTTTCCACTTTTAGAGATTCTACAGTTTGAAGGTATGCGTGAGTGGGAGGAATGGATTTCTTGTGGAGTTGGTTATGAAGAATTCCCTCTCTTGCGAAAGCTTTCTATTGCAAGATGCCCCAAATTGTTGAAAAAATTGCCCAACAGTCTTCCATCACTAGAAAAGCTTGTGATTGAAAATTGTAAGAAATTGGTGGTTTCAATTCATAGGCTTCCAAGCTTGTGCAAATTAGAAATCAAGGGATGCAAAGAAATGGTGTGTGAAGGTGCTGTTGATCTCAACTTGCTGAACTCTCTGATAATTTCTGACATTTCAAAGCTTACATTCCTAACAGAAAGGTTCATACAACCATTCTTGAAAGAACTGGAAGTTTCTAATTGCATGGGGCTGGTATCTTTGTATCAAAATGGAGAGACATTCATAAAACAGCTCATTTCCCTTCAAAATTTAGTAATTCATGGTTGTCCCCAAGTTGCTTCACTATTAGCAGAggacaaggaagaagaagaagaagaagaagaagagcagttgCAACAACGTCTGGCTAATTGTGAAATAGGATCTTTGACAATAAGTTTATGTGAAACCCTTGAGAAGCTACCACAATGGTTTCATAGCCTTGTGTCCCTCAAAGAACTAAAAATTCAAGATTGTCCAAGACTCCTTTCCTTTCCTGTGGCTGGTCTGCCTTGCATGCTTAGAGTGATTCGTATCTTGAACTGCAATAGTTTAACTTCCTTACCTGCTGCAGTGACTGGTAATAGCATGTGCCTCGAACACTTGTGCATTCAAGGATGCGATTCTCTGACGTCATTTGGAAGATATCAGCTACCTCCAACTCTAAAAAAGCTGGAAATAAAAATTTGCAAGAACTTGGTTTGCTTGCTGGATGATGGGGAGGAATCCTCATTGATGACATCTCAGGTGAATATCAGCAGTAGCTCCAATAATGCATCTCTTCTTGAGTACCTGATTGTTGAAAGGTGTGACTCTCTCATATCCATAGCCCCAAAAGGCAATTTGCCTGCAGCTCTTAAGCACCTCCAAATTCATTCTTGTCCAAAGCTCGTATCTTTACCATCAGGAGACTGGTTATCAACAGGGCTTAAACACCTCTCAATCCATTCTTGTCAAAATTTGAAGTCAATGGTGGCCAGTTTTTACAACAACTTGTCTCTGAAGGATATTTCTATATGGTTTTGTAACAACCTTAAATCCTTGCCTGAAGGTCTTCATAAACTGAGCAATCTCCGTGAGATTTCAATATCTTACTGTTCAAATGTTGTTTCCTTCCCAGGAGGGTTGCCTGCCAGCCTGAGAAGGCTCATTATCATTGAATGTGAGAAACTCGAGGCCATCCCTGATCGCATGTATAACCTCACATCTCTTCAAGAATTGAGGATAACTTACTGTCCCCACATTGTATCCTTCCCAGAAGAGGGTCTTCCTACCAGCCTAACTTCTCTTTGGATAATAGATCTTAAGATCTGTAAGCTATTGTTTAATTGGGGAATGCACAAACTAACCTCTCTTAGAAGTCTGTACATTCAAGGTGGGTGCTCTCATATTGTATCCTTTCCTTCAGATGAGATAGGAATGATGCTGCCTCCAACTCTAACTAGGCTACGCATTCGCGATTTCCCAAATCTGGAGTACCTTTCCTGCAGAGGCTTTCAGAACCTCACCTCTCTTCAGGAGCTATGGATCTCTGACTGTCCTAAGCTTACATCCTTTCCCAAGAAGGGCTTGCCTCCCTCAGTTCTGGAACTACGTATAGAAAGATGTCCTCTTCTACTACAGCAGTTCATGAAGGGTAATGTGAATGAATGGCTCAAGATAAGACATATTCCTTATATTAAGATAGATGGCAAATTTGGCTCTTACTCAG AATTCTGA